From Sporosarcina sp. Te-1, the proteins below share one genomic window:
- the abc-f gene encoding ribosomal protection-like ABC-F family protein has product MLIGKIKEINYKIGEKTILEDVSAELPQGSCIAIVGANGAGKSTLLSILAGELTPTSGAINWVGSPPSLTYFKQEQRKEGDREETGEMYAYRSKWHIPDHVQYGTASGGERMKLRLSAALSRNSQLVLLDEPTNHMDAESLEELIRIINQKTATYIIVSHDRHFIDQIADYVLELESGKITAYTGNYTSYREKKEHARAVQTHHYEKQQREIKQVQEQIAQLKEWSAKAHADSTKKGGTKEYFRVKAKKKDVQIRSMQKRLEAKLEKERIEKPVEETTVWFDVKGERKKGHRVMELKDVRKTYGQNELFSQVSFTVQAGERLALIGPNGSGKSTLFSILTGSVTCEGDVWLSNGLSIGYMSQAVLDLPEEMTMAEHFHRSSFAEQGKLRTQLANLGLTETHWGLKLGELSQGERVKVKLMQFILEGTDVLLLDEPTNHLDLPSREQLEKTLEAFPGTLLIASHDRYFVDKLAKGLLLFEKGTVQKRPVTLQEWAERNTAPDERKTPEDRLRLETELQAVLGQLSMELPGSDRYQKLDAAFHEISRRLKELKG; this is encoded by the coding sequence ATGCTGATAGGGAAAATTAAAGAAATAAATTATAAAATCGGTGAAAAAACGATCTTGGAAGATGTGTCAGCCGAATTGCCCCAAGGCTCATGTATAGCCATCGTCGGAGCGAATGGGGCGGGTAAATCAACTTTATTGTCTATTTTGGCAGGAGAACTGACTCCCACTTCGGGCGCCATCAATTGGGTGGGCTCACCCCCGAGTCTGACGTATTTTAAACAGGAGCAACGGAAGGAGGGCGACCGGGAGGAAACGGGAGAGATGTACGCCTACCGTTCCAAGTGGCATATTCCAGACCATGTCCAATATGGAACGGCGAGTGGAGGCGAGCGGATGAAACTGCGTTTGTCGGCCGCTCTTTCCCGAAACAGCCAACTTGTATTGCTCGATGAACCGACGAATCATATGGATGCGGAAAGTCTGGAGGAATTGATCCGCATTATAAATCAAAAGACCGCCACTTATATCATTGTGTCACATGACCGCCACTTCATCGATCAGATTGCAGATTATGTGCTGGAATTGGAGTCCGGAAAGATAACCGCCTATACAGGAAACTATACAAGCTACCGAGAGAAAAAAGAGCATGCGCGAGCGGTTCAGACCCATCACTATGAAAAACAGCAACGGGAAATCAAACAAGTACAGGAACAAATTGCACAGCTGAAAGAATGGTCGGCCAAAGCCCATGCGGATTCGACCAAAAAGGGCGGGACGAAAGAGTATTTTCGAGTCAAAGCAAAAAAGAAGGACGTCCAAATTCGCTCTATGCAAAAACGGTTGGAAGCCAAATTGGAGAAAGAGCGGATTGAGAAGCCGGTCGAAGAAACGACCGTGTGGTTTGATGTCAAAGGGGAACGTAAAAAGGGCCATCGTGTCATGGAATTAAAAGATGTCCGGAAAACATATGGACAAAATGAGCTCTTTTCACAAGTCAGCTTCACAGTCCAGGCAGGCGAACGGTTGGCATTGATCGGACCGAATGGAAGCGGCAAATCCACGCTGTTTTCCATTTTGACTGGGAGCGTAACGTGTGAAGGAGATGTTTGGCTGTCCAACGGATTATCAATCGGCTATATGAGCCAGGCTGTACTTGATTTGCCTGAAGAGATGACAATGGCGGAGCATTTTCATAGAAGTTCATTTGCTGAACAGGGGAAATTGCGGACCCAGCTGGCGAATCTTGGTTTGACCGAGACCCATTGGGGATTGAAGTTAGGTGAATTAAGCCAGGGTGAACGGGTCAAAGTGAAACTGATGCAGTTCATTTTGGAAGGAACTGATGTTTTGTTGCTGGATGAGCCGACGAACCATCTTGATTTACCGTCCCGGGAGCAACTGGAGAAAACATTGGAAGCCTTTCCCGGCACATTGCTCATTGCTTCCCATGACCGTTATTTCGTCGATAAGCTGGCGAAAGGTCTGCTGCTATTTGAAAAGGGCACGGTACAGAAACGTCCCGTCACATTGCAAGAATGGGCGGAAAGGAATACGGCGCCGGATGAGAGGAAAACACCGGAGGACCGCCTTCGTCTTGAGACCGAGCTGCAAGCAGTTTTGGGCCAATTAAGTATGGAATTGCCGGGAAGTGATCGATATCAGAAATTGGATGCAGCATTTCACGAGATAAGTAGGAGATTGAAAGAACTAAAAGGGTAA
- a CDS encoding histidine phosphatase family protein gives MEKTIYIVRHCEAEGQSAHADLTAKGVMQASKLAAFFEDRLVDRIITSPFLRARMTAQPLSDLKGIYYEEDSRLAERTLSEHDFEDWLLKLEDTFLDLNLVYEGGESSNEAMNRVCDVVDELPDGSHAVLVTHGNLMTLLLRCFDEQIGFKEWQALTNPDVYQVTQTEGKVEIKRIWSDEYSN, from the coding sequence ATGGAGAAAACGATATATATTGTACGGCATTGCGAGGCGGAAGGTCAGTCCGCTCATGCTGATTTGACAGCAAAAGGCGTCATGCAAGCTAGTAAACTGGCCGCTTTTTTCGAAGACAGGCTGGTGGACCGGATCATTACGAGCCCCTTTCTTCGAGCCAGAATGACAGCACAGCCGTTGTCTGATCTTAAAGGAATCTATTATGAAGAGGATAGCCGATTGGCTGAGAGGACCCTGAGCGAGCATGATTTTGAAGATTGGCTATTAAAATTGGAGGACACCTTTCTTGACTTGAATTTAGTCTATGAAGGAGGGGAATCCTCGAATGAAGCAATGAACCGGGTATGTGATGTAGTGGATGAGCTGCCGGATGGTTCCCATGCGGTTTTAGTGACACACGGAAACTTGATGACGTTACTGCTTCGATGCTTTGATGAACAGATCGGGTTCAAAGAGTGGCAAGCGTTGACAAATCCAGATGTCTATCAAGTCACGCAAACAGAAGGAAAAGTGGAGATAAAACGGATTTGGTCCGATGAGTATTCCAATTAA
- a CDS encoding gamma-type small acid-soluble spore protein, with product MENEPNRTIAGTDINEVKRQNANSGLTYNQVKELIAKTGGKGTAVYSDTNPELVKKQIERGQS from the coding sequence ATGGAAAATGAACCAAATCGGACGATTGCCGGCACGGATATCAACGAGGTCAAACGACAGAACGCGAATTCCGGCCTGACCTATAATCAAGTGAAAGAACTGATCGCAAAAACAGGAGGAAAAGGCACGGCCGTCTATAGCGACACTAACCCGGAGTTAGTAAAGAAGCAAATTGAGCGGGGGCAGTCGTAA
- a CDS encoding alpha/beta hydrolase produces the protein MSTIRINWKKILILMAIGFLVIQIAGSFFFYDLAIKRGPKEFLEKNADLEVADKTLDLYLKGDWRQWVADQKFERLSLTSRDGLQLSGYYLPAAKPTKKLVILTHGYLGNARQMGLFGQYYHNELGYNIFMPDARGHGNSEGDYYGFGWPDRLDLIDWTDQLVKKLGPDTEVAYHGLSMGAATVLMASGEEELPRQVKAIIADSPYESVYSLFTYQMNRMFHLPAFPLLDGTSLVTKFKAGYSFREANALKEVERTRIPILYIHGKSDTFVPTEMAEDLYRHTASEKDIFLVANANHGESFALSGDAYKQKMSQFLNRYVIEKDRVSK, from the coding sequence ATGAGTACGATCCGAATCAATTGGAAAAAGATATTGATTCTTATGGCTATCGGGTTTCTTGTGATTCAAATTGCTGGGAGTTTTTTCTTCTATGATCTGGCAATCAAGCGTGGACCGAAAGAGTTTCTTGAGAAAAACGCAGATTTAGAAGTAGCAGATAAAACACTCGATCTTTATTTGAAAGGTGATTGGAGACAGTGGGTCGCCGATCAGAAGTTTGAACGCCTGAGCCTGACGTCGCGTGATGGTTTACAACTGTCCGGGTACTATTTGCCAGCGGCCAAGCCGACCAAAAAGCTGGTCATTTTGACACATGGTTATCTTGGCAATGCAAGACAGATGGGCCTGTTCGGACAGTATTATCATAATGAGTTAGGGTATAACATCTTCATGCCGGATGCGAGAGGGCATGGCAACAGTGAGGGAGATTATTACGGTTTTGGTTGGCCGGATCGGTTAGATTTGATCGACTGGACGGACCAATTGGTTAAGAAGTTAGGGCCTGACACGGAAGTCGCCTATCATGGATTGTCGATGGGAGCCGCAACGGTATTAATGGCAAGTGGGGAGGAAGAGCTTCCTCGCCAAGTGAAAGCCATTATTGCGGATAGTCCATACGAGTCGGTCTATTCATTATTTACCTATCAAATGAACCGGATGTTCCATCTGCCTGCTTTTCCATTGCTGGATGGAACGAGCCTGGTTACGAAATTTAAGGCCGGCTATTCGTTCCGGGAGGCCAATGCACTGAAAGAAGTGGAGCGGACGCGGATTCCGATATTATATATTCATGGTAAAAGCGATACATTCGTGCCAACCGAAATGGCAGAGGATCTTTATCGCCATACCGCAAGCGAAAAGGATATTTTCCTAGTGGCGAATGCGAATCATGGTGAATCATTTGCGCTTTCAGGTGATGCCTACAAGCAAAAGATGAGCCAATTTCTCAATCGCTATGTCATAGAGAAGGATAGGGTTTCCAAGTAA
- a CDS encoding DUF421 domain-containing protein, with translation MEYIWKTLLVFLVATVLLRISGRKSISQMTIPQVVVMFSLGTLIIQPVIGHGLWTTFGIAAILIACLIVTEWVELKFDKSETVITGKGKPVIIDGQLQVENMKKMRLTVDLLEARLRQIGDASLEDIKNATLESNGQLGYELREEKQPATKQDIQNLMRLLKSGELKPANNEATANNLFTETITEQSPNKRNFLQ, from the coding sequence ATGGAATATATATGGAAAACCCTGCTCGTCTTTCTGGTCGCCACTGTACTTTTGCGTATTAGCGGTAGAAAATCCATTTCTCAAATGACCATTCCTCAAGTCGTTGTCATGTTTTCTCTCGGTACTTTAATCATCCAACCTGTCATTGGCCATGGCCTATGGACAACTTTTGGCATCGCTGCCATCCTCATCGCCTGCCTTATAGTGACGGAATGGGTGGAACTGAAGTTTGATAAATCCGAGACCGTCATTACCGGAAAAGGAAAGCCTGTTATCATTGATGGCCAATTACAAGTTGAGAATATGAAAAAAATGAGACTGACAGTAGACCTACTGGAAGCAAGGCTTCGCCAAATTGGCGACGCCTCCCTTGAAGATATCAAAAATGCAACGTTGGAATCTAACGGACAACTTGGATATGAATTACGGGAGGAAAAGCAACCCGCGACTAAACAAGATATTCAAAACTTAATGCGCTTACTAAAAAGCGGAGAACTAAAGCCTGCAAACAACGAAGCAACGGCAAATAATCTATTTACTGAAACAATTACAGAACAATCACCCAACAAGCGTAATTTCTTGCAGTGA
- a CDS encoding VWA domain-containing protein, translating to MKPMRWHIGWMIICCLGLVACSEQKEADKTEAAPVEQESPSEEMVPVAARTVEGMVEQPAGKLIEEYMEPKIEAARTVDFVTYLRFYEDEFADIMKEELPAYFKEYPDLRADEIYDYLVSQLGSGQYKRLYEQLASYEHGYVMPELPEGKDEIEIAKRQKTNIVILMDASGSMKGEVDGRMKMDLAKEAIENFTSQLDDEVNVALFAYGHKGAGTKADKGLSCGAIDELYPLSSYDKISFHDAMESFSASGWTPLAGAIEKANDYLASFDKEQYRNIVYIVSDGIETCDGDPVQAAKQMNDSEIEAKVNIIGFDVDDEGQAQLKQVAEAGGGQYATVRNQSEFEGVLIKKMEAEQDASPHSARCETA from the coding sequence ATGAAGCCAATGAGATGGCATATTGGGTGGATGATCATTTGCTGTTTGGGACTCGTAGCTTGTTCGGAACAAAAGGAAGCGGATAAGACGGAAGCAGCCCCTGTTGAACAAGAAAGTCCTTCAGAGGAAATGGTTCCGGTGGCAGCCCGAACAGTGGAGGGAATGGTCGAGCAGCCTGCCGGAAAGTTGATTGAAGAATACATGGAACCGAAAATAGAAGCGGCCCGGACGGTTGATTTCGTTACATATCTTCGTTTTTACGAGGACGAGTTCGCTGACATCATGAAAGAGGAGCTGCCCGCTTATTTTAAGGAGTATCCGGATTTGAGGGCGGATGAAATCTATGACTACCTCGTTTCCCAACTCGGTTCTGGACAATATAAAAGACTATATGAACAGTTGGCTTCTTATGAACACGGATACGTCATGCCGGAACTGCCGGAAGGTAAAGATGAAATCGAAATCGCTAAGAGACAAAAAACGAATATCGTTATTCTCATGGATGCGAGTGGCAGCATGAAGGGAGAAGTCGATGGTCGGATGAAGATGGATCTCGCGAAAGAGGCGATCGAGAACTTCACGAGCCAGCTGGATGATGAGGTGAACGTGGCGCTCTTCGCTTATGGACATAAAGGAGCCGGCACGAAAGCGGATAAGGGATTATCGTGTGGAGCGATAGATGAACTATACCCACTTTCCTCTTATGACAAAATTTCATTTCATGATGCCATGGAATCGTTCAGTGCCAGTGGCTGGACGCCGCTTGCCGGCGCGATTGAAAAAGCGAACGATTACTTAGCATCCTTTGATAAGGAGCAGTATCGAAACATAGTCTATATCGTCAGTGATGGTATTGAAACATGTGACGGCGACCCCGTTCAAGCTGCAAAACAAATGAATGATAGCGAAATTGAAGCGAAAGTAAATATTATCGGATTTGACGTCGACGATGAAGGGCAGGCCCAATTGAAGCAGGTCGCCGAAGCGGGAGGCGGCCAATATGCGACTGTCCGGAACCAGTCTGAATTCGAAGGGGTATTGATCAAAAAAATGGAAGCCGAGCAGGATGCAAGTCCTCACTCAGCAAGGTGTGAAACTGCATGA
- a CDS encoding aldo/keto reductase — protein sequence MAKHLQDTTTLHNGVEMPWLGLGVFKVQEGQEVVDAVKTAIRHGYRSIDTAAVYKNEEGVGQAIREALEENGLKREDLFITSKVWNTDQGYESTIKAYETSLRKLGLDYLDLYLVHWPVKGKYKETWRALETLYKEKKVRAIGVSNFKVHHLEDLLQEAAITPMVNQVEYHPQLTQMEVKAFCEQHDIRLEAWSPLAQGQLLDNPALSEIANSHGKSVAQVIIRWDLQNGVVTIPKSINENRIVENANVFDFQLTDEEMERINQLNADKRVGPDPDHIDF from the coding sequence ATGGCAAAGCATTTGCAGGATACCACAACATTGCATAACGGAGTTGAAATGCCCTGGCTTGGGCTTGGCGTATTCAAAGTGCAAGAAGGACAAGAAGTAGTCGATGCGGTAAAAACGGCCATTCGCCATGGATATCGGAGTATTGATACGGCCGCAGTATATAAAAATGAAGAAGGTGTCGGCCAGGCAATCCGCGAGGCGCTCGAAGAAAACGGGTTGAAGCGTGAGGATCTGTTTATCACCTCAAAAGTCTGGAATACTGACCAAGGGTACGAATCAACCATTAAAGCTTATGAGACCAGCTTACGAAAACTCGGTTTGGATTATTTAGATCTATATCTCGTACATTGGCCTGTCAAAGGAAAATATAAAGAAACGTGGCGCGCACTTGAAACCCTTTATAAGGAAAAGAAAGTAAGAGCGATCGGCGTCAGCAACTTCAAGGTGCATCATCTCGAGGACTTACTTCAAGAGGCTGCCATCACACCGATGGTCAATCAAGTGGAATACCATCCGCAGTTGACACAAATGGAAGTGAAAGCGTTCTGTGAACAGCATGACATCCGCCTTGAAGCATGGTCTCCTCTGGCACAAGGCCAATTGCTCGATAACCCCGCCCTATCGGAAATCGCCAATTCGCATGGCAAATCAGTCGCACAAGTGATCATTCGCTGGGACTTGCAGAACGGCGTGGTGACAATTCCGAAATCGATCAATGAAAACCGGATTGTAGAAAATGCCAATGTTTTTGACTTTCAACTGACCGATGAGGAAATGGAACGGATCAACCAGTTGAACGCGGACAAGCGCGTTGGTCCCGATCCTGATCATATTGACTTTTAA
- a CDS encoding GNAT family N-acetyltransferase gives MKLHDGGKGQMEITLSLIPYEDKTVLHHLIQLYRYDSSEFDGHVLNNHGIYSYKYLDHQWTEDYRHPFLIKVNGEIAGFALIILDVPREYAKLSSAAKTNVISDFFIMRKFRQKGVGKKVAFSLFDQYKGVWEVKQTLSNKDAFIFWKKVITEYTNDTLLDEKVLQDKKWNGPILIFQS, from the coding sequence ATGAAGTTACATGATGGGGGAAAAGGGCAGATGGAAATTACTTTATCGCTTATACCATATGAAGATAAAACAGTTCTACATCATTTAATTCAACTATATCGTTATGACAGTAGTGAATTTGATGGGCATGTATTAAATAACCATGGCATCTATTCGTATAAATACCTAGATCACCAATGGACCGAAGATTATCGACATCCGTTTTTAATTAAAGTGAATGGAGAAATCGCTGGATTTGCATTAATTATTCTTGATGTTCCTAGAGAGTATGCAAAACTTAGTTCAGCAGCGAAAACAAATGTTATAAGTGACTTTTTTATAATGAGGAAATTTAGACAAAAGGGCGTTGGAAAGAAAGTTGCCTTTTCTTTATTTGATCAATATAAAGGTGTTTGGGAAGTTAAGCAAACTCTTTCGAATAAAGATGCTTTTATCTTTTGGAAAAAAGTGATTACAGAATATACAAACGATACTCTGTTAGATGAGAAGGTGTTGCAAGACAAGAAGTGGAATGGTCCTATACTGATTTTCCAATCATAA
- a CDS encoding alpha/beta hydrolase, giving the protein MKRKIGVAIGSLAAVLVVALIIAGNYFYNQGVKRGTEVELHSESETVNAVASDADHQLLQEAKEWFDSSERTVIEMKSFDGLLLHAQYIQQANHSDKAVILAHGFRNSGDNMGKMAKMYYDLGFDILLPDARGHGKSEGDYIGYGWHDRLDYKDWINYLIKEHGAKQIFLHGNSMGAATVLMTSGEELPPEVKGIVADSAYSTVKEELAHQLKSIYNLPAFPLLEVTSVVSKIRAGYTFEEASALDQVKKNQVPLLLIHGDSDDLVPTEMAYELYEAAGGEKELWIVPNAGHTKAFDNGTADYVERIQTFVQRVLAQ; this is encoded by the coding sequence ATGAAACGAAAAATCGGCGTGGCGATTGGCAGCCTGGCCGCTGTCCTCGTGGTAGCACTGATTATTGCAGGAAATTATTTTTACAATCAAGGCGTGAAGCGGGGAACAGAAGTGGAACTGCATAGCGAGTCGGAAACGGTGAATGCAGTGGCTAGTGATGCGGACCATCAACTGTTGCAGGAGGCAAAGGAGTGGTTTGATTCGTCAGAACGAACGGTAATTGAAATGAAATCGTTTGATGGTTTACTGTTGCATGCGCAGTATATCCAACAGGCCAATCACTCGGATAAAGCGGTTATCCTAGCTCATGGTTTCCGTAATTCAGGGGATAATATGGGGAAAATGGCGAAAATGTACTATGATTTAGGATTCGACATTCTACTGCCCGACGCACGGGGACACGGGAAAAGTGAAGGCGATTATATCGGCTACGGCTGGCATGATCGGCTTGACTATAAAGATTGGATCAACTATTTGATCAAAGAGCACGGAGCGAAGCAGATCTTCTTGCACGGCAATTCCATGGGCGCCGCTACGGTACTCATGACGAGCGGAGAAGAGCTGCCTCCTGAAGTGAAGGGCATTGTGGCGGATAGTGCGTATAGCACCGTAAAAGAAGAACTGGCCCACCAGTTGAAATCCATTTACAATCTGCCAGCGTTTCCATTGCTCGAAGTAACGAGCGTAGTTTCCAAAATACGTGCAGGCTATACATTCGAAGAAGCGTCTGCTCTGGATCAAGTCAAGAAGAACCAAGTTCCACTTCTGCTCATCCACGGAGACTCTGACGACTTGGTGCCGACGGAAATGGCGTACGAGCTCTACGAAGCAGCTGGCGGTGAGAAGGAATTATGGATCGTGCCAAATGCGGGCCATACCAAGGCATTTGACAATGGCACAGCTGACTATGTTGAACGGATTCAAACGTTTGTCCAACGCGTGTTGGCTCAATGA
- a CDS encoding YfhE family protein translates to MNEKKQPHERLTEKNNGLSATQEVLYAKDFKRADNALKKDENEKK, encoded by the coding sequence ATGAATGAAAAAAAGCAACCCCATGAACGGTTGACCGAAAAGAACAATGGATTGAGTGCTACACAGGAAGTGCTATATGCCAAGGATTTTAAACGAGCGGATAACGCGCTGAAAAAAGATGAAAACGAGAAGAAGTGA
- a CDS encoding YhgE/Pip domain-containing protein has protein sequence MRKSWSIYITDLRNLSRNWVAAIIIGGLIFLPSLYAWLNIYASWDPYANTDQLPVAVVNEDKGATVRAEPIDVGGQLVDTLKENRDMDWTFTTREQAMEGIEYGDYFAVLIIPEDFSERLGTVISGEPEKSQIEYYVNEKLNSIAPKITEKGASVIVEKVSSQFIATVNEVIFDLFNQVGVEIQKDLPDIERFEQYIFDLEEKLPAIHETLIGTRNDAKTARQLVHQAQNKMPAAKQTVSEGLGTIDRTLGFLNQAEARLNEMAPTIKQDLNTASRISKETNDFLTKVGNVQLDFSELDQAKERVDTRMTNAIEKVDAIQADLVWLRDRAAESKPSEEGDAAPADPEREQRLQNAIDRTGEIKALMTETQTNARNLNGLVEGKQQQMKQTLTDLQDISGRVSVRLDQFIAEYEQTIEPTVRSEVKRAKGTLQQGRSMLVQIQTTIPEVERVLSSTSTHLAEGQGMLDQVMAEYPYVSEKVKSLANRIREVKGETDINEIIQLLQNDPQAERSFFEEPIVLKENKLFPIKNYGTGMTPFYTVLSIWVGCLLLISLLATDAENHEEMSARHVYIGKLMTFLTIGFLQTIIVTVGDLTLLGVKANNPVWFILFGVFISVIFMTLVYTLVTLFGDVGKALAIVLLVLQIAGSGGTYPVMLLPEFFQWINPGLPFTYAVDLMREAVGGIVWSRVLTDVTFLLITGVAIFFVGFFFKEIINRKTHQLLRKSRESGLFH, from the coding sequence GTGCGGAAAAGTTGGTCCATTTACATAACAGATTTAAGGAATTTGAGCCGCAATTGGGTGGCTGCGATCATTATCGGGGGACTTATATTTTTACCTTCTTTATACGCTTGGCTTAATATATATGCTTCATGGGATCCTTATGCCAATACGGATCAGCTTCCGGTCGCAGTTGTCAATGAGGATAAAGGGGCGACCGTCCGCGCTGAGCCGATCGATGTAGGCGGGCAGCTCGTTGATACACTGAAGGAGAACCGGGATATGGATTGGACCTTCACGACACGCGAGCAAGCGATGGAGGGGATCGAATATGGGGATTACTTTGCGGTTTTAATCATACCAGAAGATTTTTCGGAGCGCCTTGGAACGGTCATTTCAGGGGAGCCTGAAAAGTCCCAAATCGAATATTATGTGAATGAAAAACTGAATTCCATCGCCCCGAAGATTACGGAAAAAGGGGCCAGTGTCATTGTGGAGAAGGTGAGCAGCCAGTTTATTGCCACGGTTAACGAAGTGATATTCGATCTGTTCAATCAAGTTGGTGTCGAAATCCAGAAAGATCTGCCTGACATTGAACGATTTGAACAGTACATTTTTGACCTGGAGGAGAAGCTGCCGGCCATTCATGAAACATTAATTGGCACGCGGAATGATGCGAAGACAGCTCGGCAGTTGGTCCATCAAGCCCAAAACAAAATGCCGGCCGCCAAACAGACTGTTTCAGAAGGGCTTGGCACAATCGACAGGACCCTTGGTTTCTTGAATCAAGCAGAAGCCAGATTGAACGAAATGGCACCGACCATCAAGCAAGATTTAAATACGGCTTCCCGAATATCAAAAGAGACGAACGATTTTTTGACGAAAGTCGGGAATGTCCAGCTCGATTTCTCGGAGCTCGACCAAGCAAAAGAACGAGTCGACACCCGGATGACAAATGCCATAGAGAAAGTGGACGCAATTCAGGCAGATCTTGTATGGCTCCGTGATAGGGCAGCGGAGTCCAAACCATCCGAGGAAGGGGACGCCGCTCCGGCAGACCCGGAGCGTGAGCAGCGACTGCAGAATGCGATTGACCGGACGGGTGAAATCAAAGCCCTCATGACAGAAACGCAAACGAATGCACGCAATTTAAATGGACTTGTGGAAGGGAAGCAGCAACAAATGAAACAAACGCTGACAGATCTGCAAGATATCTCAGGCCGTGTGTCCGTTCGCCTTGATCAGTTTATTGCCGAATACGAGCAGACAATTGAACCGACTGTGCGAAGCGAAGTGAAACGAGCGAAAGGAACATTGCAGCAGGGACGGTCTATGCTCGTCCAAATTCAAACGACCATTCCGGAAGTGGAGCGCGTCTTATCTAGCACATCGACCCATCTGGCGGAAGGGCAGGGTATGCTGGATCAAGTAATGGCGGAATATCCATATGTCTCTGAAAAAGTGAAAAGCTTGGCCAACAGGATTAGGGAAGTAAAAGGGGAAACAGATATTAATGAGATCATTCAACTGCTCCAAAATGATCCACAGGCGGAACGGAGCTTTTTCGAAGAGCCGATCGTGCTGAAAGAGAATAAATTGTTTCCGATTAAAAACTACGGAACAGGCATGACACCATTTTATACGGTGCTTTCCATTTGGGTCGGCTGCCTGCTGTTAATTTCCCTGTTGGCAACGGACGCCGAAAATCACGAGGAGATGAGTGCACGCCATGTTTATATCGGCAAGCTGATGACGTTTCTGACGATTGGCTTTCTCCAAACGATAATTGTTACCGTCGGGGACTTGACACTATTAGGTGTAAAAGCGAATAATCCGGTATGGTTCATCTTGTTCGGAGTTTTTATCAGTGTCATTTTTATGACGCTCGTCTATACACTCGTCACGTTGTTCGGTGATGTTGGGAAGGCACTTGCCATCGTCCTGCTCGTCCTGCAAATCGCTGGATCTGGAGGGACGTATCCAGTCATGTTGCTTCCTGAATTCTTCCAATGGATCAACCCCGGACTTCCATTTACGTATGCTGTTGACTTGATGCGGGAAGCGGTCGGCGGGATTGTCTGGAGCCGCGTGTTGACGGATGTCACATTCTTGCTCATAACGGGCGTAGCCATCTTTTTCGTCGGTTTCTTCTTTAAGGAAATCATTAATCGGAAGACGCATCAATTGCTGCGAAAATCAAGGGAGTCGGGGCTGTTTCATTAA